Proteins encoded by one window of Microbacterium testaceum:
- a CDS encoding FAD-binding oxidoreductase, giving the protein MTPDGTADSAPSARSRAAADRTLTLLRAELGERVDTSPAALDAARADKSGHAAEGLPLGVVHAASVADVQAVMRVATATRTPVVPRGAGTGLAGGANTGGGEISLSLRGMDRMLEVRPDDLLAIVEPGILNADLNAQLEPYGVWWAPDPASRAISTVGGNIATGAGGLLCAKYGVVRDAVLGVDLVLADGRLLHLGHRSVKGVTGLDLTSLVIGSEGTLGVVVGATLKLRRLVEGERVTLTALFEGVRAAAVASAAVSASGIQPAIMELMDATSLAAVHRLLSLPAPVAGAAQLTVQTDGPVAVDEARAVAEVLRAAGGTVTVAADAAEGEALLAVRRAMHPAMETLGTTLIEDVSVPRSALPDMFDEIARIEREFGLVIPAVAHAGDGNLHPNFVFEGPEVPPIVWEAAEELFRAALALGGTLTGEHGIGVLKRRWLADELGDDQWALQRDIARVFDPLGILNPGKVFTP; this is encoded by the coding sequence ATGACGCCCGACGGGACGGCGGATTCCGCGCCGTCCGCGCGCTCCCGGGCGGCGGCTGACCGCACGCTCACGCTTCTGCGGGCCGAGCTCGGCGAGCGTGTCGACACCTCGCCCGCGGCCCTCGACGCCGCGCGGGCCGACAAGTCGGGCCACGCGGCCGAGGGACTCCCCCTCGGCGTCGTGCACGCGGCATCCGTCGCCGATGTCCAAGCGGTCATGCGCGTCGCCACGGCCACCCGCACTCCGGTGGTCCCTCGCGGAGCGGGCACCGGCCTCGCCGGAGGCGCGAACACCGGCGGCGGCGAAATCAGCCTGTCGCTGCGCGGCATGGACCGCATGCTCGAGGTACGCCCCGACGATCTGCTGGCAATCGTCGAACCCGGCATCCTGAACGCCGATCTCAACGCGCAGCTCGAACCGTACGGGGTGTGGTGGGCGCCGGATCCCGCGAGTCGGGCCATCTCGACCGTCGGCGGCAACATCGCCACCGGCGCGGGCGGCCTGCTGTGCGCGAAGTACGGCGTGGTGCGCGACGCGGTGCTCGGCGTCGACCTGGTGCTCGCCGACGGACGCCTCCTCCACCTCGGTCACCGCAGTGTGAAGGGCGTGACCGGCCTCGACCTGACCTCCCTGGTCATCGGGTCGGAGGGCACGCTCGGCGTCGTCGTCGGCGCGACCCTGAAGCTCCGTCGCCTCGTCGAGGGCGAGCGCGTGACCCTCACGGCTCTGTTCGAGGGCGTGCGGGCCGCCGCCGTCGCGTCGGCCGCGGTCTCGGCATCCGGTATCCAGCCCGCGATCATGGAGCTGATGGATGCCACGAGCCTCGCGGCCGTGCACCGCCTGCTGTCGCTGCCGGCCCCCGTCGCCGGCGCCGCCCAGCTGACCGTGCAGACCGACGGACCCGTTGCCGTCGACGAGGCGCGCGCGGTCGCCGAGGTGCTGCGCGCCGCCGGAGGCACGGTGACCGTCGCCGCGGACGCCGCCGAGGGCGAGGCGCTACTGGCCGTCCGCCGCGCGATGCATCCCGCGATGGAGACCCTCGGCACGACCCTCATCGAAGACGTGTCGGTGCCGCGCAGCGCCCTGCCCGACATGTTCGACGAGATCGCGCGGATCGAGCGCGAGTTCGGCCTCGTCATCCCCGCGGTCGCCCACGCGGGCGACGGCAACCTGCACCCCAACTTCGTGTTCGAGGGGCCCGAGGTGCCGCCGATCGTGTGGGAGGCGGCCGAGGAACTCTTCCGCGCGGCACTGGCGCTGGGCGGCACCCTCACCGGAGAGCACGGGATCGGCGTGCTGAAGCGGCGCTGGCTCGCCGACGAGCTCGGCGACGACCAGTGGGCTCTGCAGCGCGACATCGCGCGGGTCTTCGACCCGCTCGGCATCCTGAATCCGGGCAAGGTCTTCACCCCCTGA
- the hpaD gene encoding 3,4-dihydroxyphenylacetate 2,3-dioxygenase, which produces MSKHTEEQKTSSGFWVTEEAPIQSDNPIPTPASPAPDILRCAYMELVVTDLAASRVFYVDILGLHVTAEDDEAIYLRSTEEFIHHNLVLRKGPVAAVAAFSYRVRAADDLDRAVAFYTELGCEVRREPNGFTKGIGDSVRVVDPLGFPYEFFFDTEHQERLSWRYDLHSPGELVRLDHFNQITPDVPRAVNFMQSLGFRVTEDIQDEEGTVYAAWMRRKPTVHDTAMTGGDGPRMHHVCFATHEKHNILAICDKLGALRRSDAIERGPGRHGVSNAFYLYLRDPDGHRVEVYTQDYYTGDPDNPVITWDVHDNQRRDWWGNPVVPSWYTEGSLVLDLDGNPQPVRARTDSSEMAVTIGADGFSYTRAPEPAASAPAEFKLGNQL; this is translated from the coding sequence ATGTCAAAACACACCGAAGAGCAGAAGACCTCCTCCGGGTTCTGGGTGACCGAAGAGGCACCGATCCAGTCGGACAACCCCATCCCCACGCCTGCCTCACCCGCACCCGACATCCTGCGCTGCGCGTACATGGAGCTCGTGGTGACCGACCTCGCGGCATCCCGTGTCTTCTACGTCGACATCCTCGGGCTGCACGTCACCGCAGAGGACGACGAAGCGATCTACCTCCGCTCGACCGAGGAGTTCATCCACCACAACCTGGTGCTGCGGAAGGGCCCGGTCGCGGCCGTCGCGGCGTTCTCGTACCGCGTGCGCGCGGCGGACGACCTCGACAGGGCCGTCGCGTTCTACACGGAGCTCGGCTGCGAGGTGCGCCGCGAGCCGAACGGCTTCACGAAGGGCATCGGCGACTCGGTGCGCGTGGTCGACCCCCTCGGCTTCCCGTACGAGTTCTTCTTCGACACCGAGCACCAGGAGCGCCTGTCGTGGCGCTACGACCTGCACTCCCCCGGCGAGCTCGTGCGTCTCGACCACTTCAACCAGATCACCCCCGACGTGCCGCGCGCGGTGAACTTCATGCAGTCGCTCGGCTTCCGCGTGACCGAGGACATCCAGGACGAAGAGGGCACCGTATACGCGGCCTGGATGCGCCGCAAGCCCACCGTGCACGACACCGCTATGACGGGCGGCGACGGCCCCCGCATGCACCACGTGTGCTTCGCGACGCACGAGAAGCACAACATCCTCGCGATCTGCGACAAGCTCGGCGCCCTTCGTCGATCGGATGCCATCGAACGCGGCCCCGGTCGCCACGGCGTCTCGAACGCGTTCTACCTGTACCTGCGCGACCCCGACGGGCACCGCGTCGAGGTCTACACGCAGGACTACTACACCGGCGACCCCGACAACCCCGTCATCACCTGGGACGTCCACGACAACCAGCGCCGCGACTGGTGGGGCAACCCCGTCGTGCCGTCGTGGTACACCGAGGGCTCGCTCGTGCTCGACCTCGACGGCAACCCGCAGCCGGTGCGCGCCCGCACCGACTCGAGCGAGATGGCCGTGACCATCGGCGCCGACGGCTTCAGCTACACCCGCGCCCCCGAGCCCGCGGCATCCGCCCCGGCCGAGTTCAAGCTCGGCAACCAGCTCTGA
- a CDS encoding helix-turn-helix transcriptional regulator, with product MKPSVELSSPASRALVIEHERIVAEQADRHAVTLESVLAILRSTRLDDRAARALAVETAAAALVVLRTSTDQHRSALLEPVTGAFARLRTDLRPLVRHGDLDVQFVEPPATGRALPGEVAHEARAIVRSAVLALLDRGTPHRVRIQWDCDGLNLLIGIRDDGAGTLTAHDDSLGPIVERVSALNGAFDVASTPGWGSELSVVLPLDPPPRPDFLDEAVDLSPRESEVLSLVVAGSRNRAIAERLGISENTAKFHVSNLLRKAGVSTRAELAALGTARAQ from the coding sequence GTGAAGCCGTCCGTCGAGTTGTCGTCCCCCGCGTCTCGCGCCCTCGTCATCGAGCACGAACGCATCGTCGCCGAGCAGGCCGACCGCCACGCCGTGACCCTCGAATCGGTGCTGGCGATCCTGCGGTCCACGCGCCTCGACGACCGCGCGGCACGCGCCCTGGCCGTGGAGACCGCGGCCGCCGCCCTCGTCGTGCTGCGGACCTCCACCGATCAACATCGCAGCGCCCTGCTCGAGCCCGTCACCGGGGCCTTCGCCCGGTTGCGCACCGACCTTCGCCCGCTCGTTCGACACGGCGACCTCGACGTGCAATTCGTGGAGCCGCCGGCGACCGGGCGCGCCCTGCCGGGTGAAGTCGCGCACGAGGCCCGGGCGATCGTTCGCAGCGCCGTGCTCGCCCTGCTCGACCGGGGTACTCCGCACCGCGTGCGCATCCAATGGGATTGCGACGGGCTCAACCTGCTCATCGGCATCCGCGACGACGGAGCAGGCACCCTCACCGCTCACGACGACTCGCTGGGACCGATCGTCGAGCGGGTCAGCGCGCTCAACGGGGCGTTCGACGTCGCTTCGACCCCCGGGTGGGGGTCGGAGCTCTCGGTCGTCCTGCCGCTCGATCCGCCGCCGCGACCCGACTTCCTCGACGAAGCGGTCGATCTCAGCCCCCGCGAGAGCGAGGTACTCAGCCTGGTCGTGGCCGGCTCACGCAACCGCGCGATCGCCGAACGCCTCGGCATCAGCGAGAACACCGCGAAGTTCCACGTGTCGAATCTGCTGCGCAAAGCCGGGGTCTCGACCCGCGCCGAGCTCGCGGCCCTCGGGACGGCGCGCGCTCAGTAG
- a CDS encoding YrdB family protein, with translation MTDSRNVRAQAPLAPGMRPRPSAWEIGSVVCGLFAFVTLAVWGFLAWPFPWNIVAGIGAPALAILVWALFVSPRAVLAVHPFVRALVELFVYAAATVAWWSMGQAWIGLVFAIVAVVLGALNGRRRLA, from the coding sequence GTGACCGACTCCCGCAACGTCCGCGCCCAGGCGCCTCTCGCTCCCGGCATGCGCCCCCGGCCGTCGGCGTGGGAGATCGGCAGCGTCGTCTGCGGCCTGTTCGCCTTCGTGACCCTCGCGGTCTGGGGCTTCCTGGCCTGGCCGTTCCCCTGGAACATCGTGGCCGGCATCGGCGCCCCGGCCCTGGCGATCTTGGTGTGGGCGCTCTTCGTCTCGCCGCGCGCCGTTCTCGCCGTGCACCCCTTCGTGCGCGCCCTCGTCGAACTGTTCGTCTACGCCGCCGCCACGGTGGCCTGGTGGAGCATGGGGCAGGCCTGGATCGGCCTCGTCTTCGCGATCGTCGCCGTCGTCCTGGGCGCTTTGAACGGCCGCCGGCGCCTGGCATGA
- a CDS encoding fumarylacetoacetate hydrolase family protein, translating to MLTDAQIDAIAAELAEADRAHAVIPRITARYPDAVVEDSYAIQGRWRDRQIAAGRTLVGRKIGLTSKAMQQATGITEPDYGVMFDDTVYRSGDEIPVALFSNVRIEVELAFVLKTPLEGPDCTLDDALAAIDYAVPALEVLNSHIELEGRTIVDTISDNAAYGAMVLGDVHKRPDEIDLRWVPGVLSRNGEIEETGVAAGVLGHPATGVAWLANKFHQHGARLEAGEIILAGSFTRPMWVSQGDDVLCDYGPMGTISCRFV from the coding sequence ATGCTCACCGACGCACAGATCGACGCCATCGCGGCCGAGCTCGCCGAGGCCGATCGCGCGCACGCGGTGATCCCGCGGATCACGGCGAGGTATCCGGATGCCGTGGTCGAAGACTCCTACGCAATCCAGGGCCGCTGGCGCGATAGGCAGATCGCCGCGGGTCGCACCCTCGTCGGGCGCAAGATCGGCCTGACGTCGAAGGCGATGCAGCAGGCGACGGGCATCACCGAGCCCGACTACGGCGTGATGTTCGACGACACGGTCTACCGCTCGGGAGACGAGATCCCGGTCGCCCTGTTCTCGAACGTACGCATCGAGGTCGAACTGGCGTTCGTGCTGAAGACCCCGCTCGAGGGTCCCGATTGCACGCTCGACGACGCCCTCGCCGCGATCGACTACGCCGTACCTGCGCTCGAGGTGCTCAACTCGCACATCGAGCTCGAGGGCCGCACGATCGTCGACACGATCAGCGACAACGCCGCCTACGGGGCGATGGTGCTCGGCGATGTGCACAAGCGCCCCGACGAGATCGACCTGCGGTGGGTCCCGGGCGTGCTGAGCCGCAACGGCGAGATCGAAGAGACCGGCGTCGCCGCGGGCGTCCTCGGCCACCCGGCGACCGGGGTGGCGTGGCTGGCGAACAAGTTCCACCAGCACGGCGCGCGCCTGGAGGCGGGCGAGATCATCCTGGCAGGATCGTTCACGCGCCCGATGTGGGTGTCGCAGGGCGACGACGTGCTGTGCGATTACGGACCGATGGGAACGATCTCGTGCCGCTTCGTCTGA
- a CDS encoding DUF6882 domain-containing protein: protein MTTYPTLRALADRASFFTALRQDALGQAAEELGDHRWDVDLATGTFAFSSTTDPTRRFVCGAHLIASIAPGPRSVLWGWAHPAGGGDQGVAAQLRAYGETHGIAELTSPEVPFPADAPGDADWIAQVSHEIAGAAVDITGRSAYYSAPSGESGTRAVLLLDAPLPALTVAEAMIRMPRILSTTTPADPRGAVWNLARLAGWSMTWTDEAFSGAVVTDSSGSVTFDFDEQARITSMKGSLGGTA from the coding sequence GTGACGACTTATCCGACTCTCCGGGCTCTCGCCGACCGCGCCTCGTTCTTCACCGCCCTCCGCCAGGACGCACTGGGCCAGGCGGCCGAGGAGCTCGGCGACCACCGATGGGACGTCGACCTCGCGACGGGGACGTTCGCGTTCTCGTCGACCACCGACCCGACCCGCCGATTCGTCTGCGGCGCGCACCTCATCGCGTCGATCGCCCCCGGTCCCCGCTCCGTGCTGTGGGGGTGGGCGCACCCCGCGGGAGGCGGCGATCAGGGAGTAGCCGCGCAGCTGCGCGCCTACGGCGAGACCCACGGGATCGCCGAGCTCACCTCACCCGAGGTTCCGTTCCCCGCGGATGCCCCGGGCGACGCCGACTGGATCGCGCAGGTCTCGCACGAGATCGCCGGAGCCGCCGTCGACATCACCGGCCGCTCGGCGTACTACTCCGCACCCTCGGGTGAATCCGGCACGCGCGCGGTGCTGCTTCTCGATGCCCCGTTGCCCGCGCTGACCGTCGCCGAAGCGATGATCCGGATGCCACGCATCCTGTCGACCACGACGCCCGCCGATCCGCGCGGAGCCGTGTGGAACCTCGCGCGCTTGGCCGGGTGGAGCATGACGTGGACCGACGAGGCGTTCTCGGGCGCCGTCGTCACCGACTCGTCCGGCTCGGTCACCTTCGACTTCGACGAGCAGGCGCGGATCACGTCGATGAAGGGCTCCCTCGGCGGCACCGCCTGA
- a CDS encoding HpcH/HpaI aldolase family protein: MPLRLTPTFRAALAASDRPLAGMWVCSGNATITEIAAGSGLDWLLLDMEHSATSLESVLTQLQVAAAYPVTPVVRVPWNDPVTIKRVLDLGAQNLIVPMVSTADEARAAVAATRYPPQGVRGVGSALARSARWNRVDGYLAEGAEHVSLTVQIETTTGVDNAAAIATVEGVDAVFVGPSDLSASMGLLGQQSHPDVVAAVHRVFAAATDAGTPVGVNAFDPAVAEAYLDAGADFVAVGADVALLARASEALAARFVTARAEQRESY; this comes from the coding sequence GTGCCGCTTCGTCTGACCCCGACTTTCCGGGCCGCCCTCGCGGCATCCGATCGCCCCCTCGCGGGCATGTGGGTGTGCTCGGGAAACGCCACGATCACCGAGATCGCCGCGGGCTCGGGCCTCGACTGGCTGCTGCTCGACATGGAGCACTCCGCGACCTCGCTGGAATCGGTGCTGACTCAGCTGCAGGTGGCCGCCGCCTATCCGGTCACCCCGGTCGTGCGCGTGCCGTGGAACGACCCCGTGACCATCAAGCGGGTGCTCGACCTGGGCGCGCAGAACCTCATCGTGCCGATGGTCTCGACCGCCGACGAGGCACGCGCCGCGGTCGCCGCCACGCGCTACCCGCCCCAGGGCGTGCGCGGAGTCGGCAGCGCCCTCGCCCGCAGCGCCCGCTGGAACCGGGTCGACGGCTATCTCGCCGAGGGCGCCGAGCACGTCTCTCTCACGGTCCAGATCGAGACGACGACGGGCGTCGACAACGCCGCCGCGATCGCGACGGTCGAGGGAGTGGATGCCGTCTTCGTCGGCCCCAGCGACCTCTCGGCCTCGATGGGCCTGCTCGGGCAGCAGTCGCACCCCGACGTCGTGGCCGCGGTGCATCGCGTGTTCGCCGCCGCGACGGATGCCGGGACCCCGGTCGGCGTGAACGCCTTCGACCCCGCGGTGGCCGAGGCTTACCTCGACGCCGGCGCGGACTTCGTCGCGGTCGGCGCCGACGTGGCTCTGCTCGCCCGCGCGTCGGAGGCGCTGGCGGCACGCTTCGTCACCGCCCGCGCGGAGCAGCGCGAGAGCTACTGA
- a CDS encoding bifunctional methylenetetrahydrofolate dehydrogenase/methenyltetrahydrofolate cyclohydrolase encodes MTATILDGKAASAAIKAELTERVAALRAKGVVPGIATVLVGADPASQLYVGMKHKQSEAIGMNSIQVELPAEATQDEVEAVIDRLNADPACHGYIVQLPLPKHIDTDAILERIDPAKDADGLHPTNLGRLVLNVNAAIHTPLPCTPRGVIELLLRNGYDLKGKEVVVVGRGVTIGRSIGLLLTRREINATVTLTHTGTADLAKHLREADVIVAAAGVKHIVRAEDVKPGAAVLDVGVTRETDPETGKSRVYGDVHPDVADVAGFVSPNPGGVGPMTVALLMTNVVEAAERATTP; translated from the coding sequence ATGACGGCGACGATTCTCGACGGTAAGGCCGCGTCGGCGGCGATCAAGGCGGAGCTCACCGAGCGCGTCGCGGCCCTGCGCGCGAAGGGCGTGGTCCCCGGTATCGCGACGGTGCTCGTGGGCGCCGATCCCGCCTCGCAGCTGTACGTCGGCATGAAGCACAAGCAGTCCGAGGCGATCGGCATGAACTCGATCCAGGTCGAGCTGCCCGCCGAGGCCACGCAGGACGAGGTCGAGGCCGTCATCGACCGGCTCAACGCCGACCCCGCGTGCCACGGCTACATCGTGCAGCTGCCGCTGCCGAAGCACATCGACACCGACGCCATCCTCGAGCGCATCGATCCGGCGAAGGATGCCGACGGCCTGCACCCCACGAACCTCGGTCGTCTGGTGCTCAACGTCAACGCCGCGATCCACACGCCCCTGCCGTGCACGCCGCGCGGGGTCATCGAGCTGCTGCTTCGCAACGGCTACGACCTGAAGGGCAAAGAGGTCGTCGTCGTTGGACGCGGCGTGACCATCGGCCGCTCTATCGGGCTGCTGCTGACCCGCCGCGAGATCAACGCCACCGTGACCCTCACCCACACCGGCACCGCCGACCTGGCGAAGCACCTGCGGGAGGCCGACGTGATCGTCGCCGCCGCCGGCGTGAAGCACATCGTGCGCGCGGAGGACGTCAAGCCCGGCGCGGCCGTCCTCGACGTGGGTGTCACGCGCGAGACCGATCCCGAGACCGGGAAGTCGCGCGTGTACGGCGACGTGCACCCCGACGTCGCCGACGTAGCCGGCTTCGTCTCGCCGAACCCCGGCGGGGTTGGACCCATGACCGTGGCCCTGCTGATGACCAACGTCGTCGAGGCGGCGGAGCGCGCCACCACCCCCTGA
- the hxlA gene encoding 3-hexulose-6-phosphate synthase, protein MKLQFAMDTLSTEAALDLAAAAAPHVDILELGTPLIKSEGLSAITAIKKAHPDKIVFADLKTMDAGELEADIAFGAGADLVTVLGSAGDSTIIGAVTAAKKHGKGVVVDLIGVADKPARAKEVIALGVEFVEMHAGLDEQAEEGFTFATLLRDGEASGVPFSVAGGVNASSIADVQKAGAQVAVAGSAIYSASDVGAAAAELRAAIV, encoded by the coding sequence ATGAAGCTGCAGTTCGCCATGGACACCCTCTCCACCGAGGCCGCCCTCGACCTCGCCGCCGCCGCGGCCCCGCACGTCGACATCCTCGAGCTCGGCACCCCGCTCATCAAGAGCGAGGGCCTGTCGGCCATCACCGCGATCAAGAAGGCGCACCCCGACAAGATCGTCTTCGCCGATCTGAAGACGATGGATGCCGGCGAGCTCGAGGCCGACATCGCCTTCGGCGCCGGAGCCGACCTCGTGACGGTGCTCGGCAGCGCCGGAGACAGCACGATCATCGGAGCCGTCACCGCCGCCAAGAAGCACGGCAAGGGCGTCGTCGTCGACCTCATCGGGGTCGCCGACAAGCCGGCCCGCGCGAAGGAGGTCATCGCCCTCGGCGTCGAGTTCGTCGAGATGCACGCCGGCCTCGACGAGCAGGCCGAGGAGGGCTTCACCTTCGCCACGCTGCTGCGCGACGGAGAAGCCTCGGGCGTGCCGTTCTCGGTCGCCGGGGGCGTCAACGCGTCGAGCATCGCCGACGTGCAGAAGGCGGGCGCGCAGGTCGCCGTCGCCGGCAGCGCCATCTACAGCGCTTCCGATGTGGGCGCCGCCGCGGCCGAGCTCCGCGCCGCGATCGTCTGA
- the glyA gene encoding serine hydroxymethyltransferase: protein MTDPYFNAPLSEVDPEIAEVLERELNRQRGFLEMIASENFVPVSVLQSQGSVLTNKYAEGYPGRRYYGGCEEVDVAESLAIERAKQLFGAEFANVQPHSGASANAAVLHAIARPGDTLLGLALDQGGHLTHGMKINFSGRLYDIVAYGVDPETSIIDMDEVRRLALEHKPKVIIAGWSAYPRQLDFAAFRAIADEVGALLWVDMAHFAGLVAAGVHPSPIPHAHVVSTTVHKTIGGPRSGLILTNDADLAKKINTAVFPGQQGGPLMHVIAAKATAFKLAMTPEFTERQERTLRGAAILADRLTQDDVKNAGIAVRSGGTDVHLVLVDLREAEIDGKQAEDLLHDIHITVNRNAVPNDPRPPMVTSGLRIGTPALATRGFGDAEFTEVADIIALALIPGTDVEALRARVATLADAFPLYPDLQQ, encoded by the coding sequence ATGACCGATCCGTACTTCAACGCCCCCCTCTCCGAGGTCGACCCCGAGATCGCCGAGGTCCTCGAGCGCGAACTCAACCGCCAGCGCGGTTTCCTCGAGATGATCGCGTCCGAGAACTTCGTGCCCGTGTCGGTGCTGCAGTCGCAGGGCTCGGTGCTGACGAACAAGTACGCCGAGGGCTACCCCGGTCGTCGCTACTACGGCGGTTGCGAAGAGGTCGACGTCGCCGAGTCGCTCGCCATCGAGCGCGCCAAGCAGCTGTTCGGCGCCGAGTTCGCCAACGTCCAGCCCCACTCGGGCGCCTCGGCCAACGCCGCGGTGCTGCACGCGATCGCCCGCCCCGGTGACACGCTGCTGGGCCTCGCCCTCGACCAGGGCGGTCACCTGACCCACGGCATGAAGATCAACTTCTCGGGCCGTCTGTACGACATCGTCGCCTACGGCGTCGACCCCGAGACCAGCATCATCGACATGGACGAGGTGCGCCGCCTCGCCCTCGAGCACAAGCCGAAGGTCATCATCGCCGGCTGGTCGGCCTACCCCCGCCAGCTCGACTTCGCCGCCTTCCGCGCGATCGCCGACGAGGTGGGCGCGCTGCTGTGGGTCGACATGGCGCACTTCGCCGGTCTCGTCGCCGCGGGCGTGCACCCCTCGCCTATCCCGCACGCCCACGTCGTCTCGACCACCGTGCACAAGACGATCGGCGGCCCCCGCTCGGGCCTCATCCTCACCAACGACGCCGACCTGGCCAAGAAGATCAACACCGCGGTCTTCCCCGGCCAGCAGGGCGGACCGCTCATGCACGTCATCGCCGCGAAGGCGACGGCGTTCAAGCTCGCGATGACGCCCGAGTTCACAGAACGCCAGGAGCGCACCCTGCGCGGAGCAGCGATCCTCGCCGACCGCCTCACGCAGGACGACGTGAAGAACGCCGGCATCGCCGTGCGCTCGGGCGGCACCGACGTGCACCTCGTGCTCGTCGACCTGCGCGAGGCCGAGATCGACGGCAAGCAGGCCGAAGACCTGTTGCACGACATCCACATCACGGTCAACCGCAACGCGGTGCCGAACGACCCGCGGCCGCCGATGGTGACCTCGGGCCTGCGCATCGGCACCCCGGCGCTCGCGACCCGCGGCTTCGGTGACGCGGAGTTCACCGAGGTGGCCGACATCATCGCGCTCGCGCTGATCCCCGGCACCGACGTCGAGGCCCTGCGCGCGCGCGTCGCGACCCTCGCCGACGCCTTCCCGCTGTACCCCGACCTGCAGCAGTGA
- a CDS encoding cytochrome C5 yields MTESVLNDLLRRVTESGLLEDAQIDEDSVIGSGHLDAAGVEVEVDLDPEIDEDEAPDLDAIMSNLKDVLSVGEERWRAIVEEISSDIEDALDDDELDADVDLRTDLEAIGVGVFADAIIVVFAGQTSFPDALVHVQLTPELEVEDIEIIGDDDEDDDEDADED; encoded by the coding sequence ATGACTGAGTCCGTGCTGAACGACCTCCTCCGCCGCGTCACCGAGAGCGGCCTGCTCGAAGACGCCCAGATCGACGAAGACAGCGTCATCGGTTCCGGACACCTGGATGCCGCCGGCGTCGAGGTGGAGGTCGACCTCGACCCCGAGATCGACGAAGACGAAGCCCCCGACCTCGACGCGATCATGAGCAACCTCAAGGACGTGCTCTCGGTCGGCGAGGAGCGTTGGCGCGCCATCGTCGAAGAGATCTCGAGCGACATCGAAGACGCCCTCGATGACGACGAGCTCGATGCCGACGTCGACCTGCGCACCGACCTCGAGGCGATCGGCGTGGGCGTGTTCGCCGACGCGATCATCGTGGTCTTCGCCGGTCAGACCTCGTTCCCCGACGCTCTCGTGCACGTGCAGCTCACGCCCGAGCTCGAGGTCGAGGACATCGAGATCATCGGCGACGACGACGAAGACGACGACGAAGACGCCGACGAGGACTGA
- the hxlB gene encoding 6-phospho-3-hexuloisomerase translates to MTSPDAGIAASLSRIAGELTSVVDRLATGDSVDDVLEVLGGADRVFVLGAGRSGLALQMTAMRLMHLGLAVHVVGETTAPAIRAGDVLLTASGSGTTTAIVRAVETATEVGARIVAITTAPDSPLGQAADALVVVPAATKLDRSGTASTQYAGGLFEQAVVLVGDAMFDALWRRSGLSADDLWPRHANLE, encoded by the coding sequence ATGACTTCCCCCGACGCCGGCATCGCGGCATCCCTCTCCCGCATCGCGGGCGAGCTGACCTCGGTCGTCGACCGCCTGGCCACCGGCGACAGCGTGGACGACGTGCTCGAGGTGCTGGGCGGCGCCGACCGCGTGTTCGTCCTCGGCGCCGGCCGCTCGGGCCTCGCGCTGCAGATGACCGCGATGCGCCTCATGCACCTCGGCCTCGCCGTGCACGTCGTCGGCGAGACCACCGCCCCCGCGATCCGCGCCGGGGATGTGCTGCTCACCGCCAGCGGCTCGGGAACGACGACCGCGATCGTCCGCGCCGTCGAGACGGCCACCGAGGTCGGCGCCCGCATCGTGGCGATCACCACCGCTCCCGACTCGCCCCTCGGGCAGGCGGCGGACGCCCTCGTCGTGGTCCCCGCCGCGACGAAGCTCGACCGCTCGGGCACGGCCTCCACCCAATACGCCGGCGGCCTGTTCGAGCAGGCCGTCGTGCTCGTCGGCGACGCGATGTTCGACGCGCTCTGGCGGCGCTCGGGCCTCTCGGCCGACGACCTGTGGCCCCGCCACGCGAACCTCGAATGA